In Chlorobiota bacterium, the sequence CAATGTCGTGCGCCATTGTGTATTGGGGAAATAAGTATCATAAATTCCATGAATTATTTATTCCCTACGGTGCTGTTGTGGATATTCGCAACCTGAAAGAACAACCTATTGGCATATTAAAAGAAATTCCGCAACCTTCGTTGCTTGAACAATTATCGTAACCCATACACTGGCCGCAGATTCCTTATGACCACACCAACAAAAACCGTCAACGTGCTGACGCTTGGGTGCTCCAAGAACACCGTTGATTCCGAAACCTTGATGGGGCTTCTGCGGAAGAACAACATCACACTTGCCGACGAAGCCGATGGCGCCGATGCCGTCATCATCAACACCTGCGGGTTTATTGATGTGGCCAAGGAAGAATCGGTCAACACCATTCTGCAGGCCGCAGCAATGAAACGCGAAGGGCGGATCGGCAAGCTGTACGTTGCCGGCTGCTTGTCGCAGCGGTACATGGATGATTTGGAGGAGGAAATCCCGGAGGTTGATGCGTACTTCGGTGTCACCGATTTCACGAACATCCTTCGGACCATCAGCCCCAATCTGAAATATGATCTTATCAGCGACCGCTACGTCCCCCCGGGCACACGCTCGGCATATCTAAAAATCTCCGAAGGCTGCAATAACCCATGCTCGTTTTGTGCTATCCCCCTGATGCGCGGCGGGCATGGATCGCGCCCAATGGAAGAAATTTTGATTGAAGCCAACCACCTGGCAATGAACGGCGTGCGGGAGCTGGTGGTGGTTGCGCAGGACTCCACCTACTACGGCCTTGACCTGTACGGCGAACGCCGGCTTGCCACGCTGCTGGAAAAACTTGCCCAAGTTCGCGGCATTGAATGGATCCGGCTGATGTACGCCTATCCCTCCCGCTTCCCGTTGGATATCCTTCCGGTGATTGCAAGCCAGCCAACAATCTGCAAGTACATTGATATGCCGGTCCAGCACGTTGCGGACCCCGTGCTGAAATCTATGCGCCGTGGCCACACCCGCAGGGCATTGCGGGAGCTTATCGGGAAGATTCGCCAAGCTGTTCCAGGCATCACACTCCGCACAACCCTCATTATTGGATACCCCAACGAAGGGGAAACGGAGTTCCAGGAGCTGCTGGATTTTGTTGCCGAAACGGAGTTCGACCGGCTTGGCGTGTTTGCCTACTCGCAGGAAGAAAACACCACCGCGCACCCGCTTGGCGACCCAATCCCAGCCGAGGTGAAGCAGGAACGGATTGACCGCGTGATGCAGCTGCAACGCGAAATCTCGGCCAAGAAAAACGAGTTGCTTGTGGGGAAGCGCGAGCGGGTGTTTGTGGAAAGCGCGACCGAGGGTGAGTATATCTGCCGCAGCGAACGGGATGCCCCGGAAGTTGATGGAGAGGTCTATGTCACCTCCCACTTCCCCTTGCAGCCTGGCGATTTTGTTGAGGTTGAATACACCGGGGCGATGGACTACGACCTGTTTGCCGAAGCCGTTGGCGACGGTCCAATTGCCGATAGCCAAGGACCCATTCCAACTCAAAAACTGAACCTTTCCTTACCAGTTATTCAATGAAACTAACCCGCTACGGAACCGATGTCATCATCGGATCGTTCTTGATTGCCGATGCCTTGATTATCGGCGGATACTTTGTGCCGATCCCCCTGCTCAGCATCGTGATGATGGCCCTTGGGGTGTTCCTGCTGCTGTTCACCATCTGGTTTTTCCGCGACCCCGACCGCACGGTTCCGGCTGGGATTGACGACGGAACCGTCCTCTCCACCGCCGATGGCAAAGTTGTGGTGGTCCAAGACATTATTGATAACGAGTATCACAACGGCCCGGCAAAGCAGGTCTCCATCTTCCTTTCGCCGTTGAACGTTCACGTCAACCGCCACCCGATTAGCGGGGAGATTGACCACTACCGCTACGTGAAAGGGGAATACCTTGTGGCCTTCCACGACAAAGCGTCGGAGCTGAACGAGCGGACCCACATCGGCGTGCGGAACGGGCGCATTCGGGTGCTGCACAAGCAGATTGCTGGCGCGGTTGCGCGGCGAATCGTCTGCAACCTGAAGGTTGGCGACAGCGTGAAGATTGGGGAACGGTTCGGAATGATAAAGTTCGGCAGCCGCGTGGACCTGGTGGTTCCGCCGGAAGCCGTAGTCCATGTGAAACTGGGGGACATTGTGGTTGCCGGGGAAACGGTCATCTTCACAATGCCGTAACCGAGGGCGCAGGGGGTTGTTTTTTCTGCTGAAAACTGATAGCTGGGACCCAGCAACTGACAAGCCCCGCACTTCCCTATATTTGCCGCCGAAGATTTTGCAAGTCGGTGAAGGTGACCGGAAGCGATCACCCTCCCATTCGTACACCAACAGGAACGTCCATTCCGTGCCGATCCGCGTTACCCGCTCGGTGATCCCGAGCCTCTTTACTTCCATGAACCTCTTCAGCGGCTTCTTCGCCATGGTGAAGTCAACCGAAGGGGAGTTTATGGCGGCGGCATGGCTGATTGTTCTTGCCGGGGTATTCGATGCCCTTGATGGCGCAATGGCACGCCTGACAAAATCAAGCTCAGAGTTTGGCGTGGAGCTTGACTCGCTGGCCGATGTCGTCAGCTTTGGGGCGGCGCCGGCGTTCATGCTGTACATGGCGTTTTTCCACAAGTGGGAAACCACCGGGGTGCTGTTGGCGGCGCTTCCGGCAATCTGCGGGGCCATTCGGTTGGCGCGATTTAACGTGCAGCTTACCGGGTTCGATAAAGATTACTTCATGGGGCTTCCAATCCCCTCGGCAGCGGTGACGCTTATCAGCTACCTTGTCTTCTTCCACCTCCCTGCCGATAGCTACTTCCCCCCGGGGGCAATTAAAGATGAGGCAATGGCGGTTCTGACCGTTGGGATTTCGTTGTTGATGGTCAGCACCATCCGCTACGACACCATCCCCAAGCCATCGAAGCGAACATTCCAGAAGCACCCGATCAAGACCACGGCGTTTATGACGGGGCTGGTGGTGGCAGCCGTCACAAAAGGGGAGGCGATTTTTCCGCTGATGGCGTTGTACCTTCTGTACGGCATCATCCGCCACATCATCATCCTGATCCGCACCCGCAACGACGACGAAGACGACACGCTGGAAGGATCGGAACCCACGCCGTTTGATATCTAAGCACGCTGCCGGAATTTGGGAGCACACGGCGCAGCAATCGCCTTCAACTTGCCGCAGCGGAACCGAACCGAACGGCGCGGCACAAACCCGCGGGCAATTACGTTCCCACAAAGAACGTCAGCCGGAAACGGAAAGCAACCCAGCAAACAACAACAGCCGGAACAACCGGTGGAAACTTCATAGAAAGGTGATACCATGATGGGACTTGGATCAACAGAAATCATTGTGATCGTCTTGATCATCCTGATCCTGTTCGGCGGCAAAAAAATCCCGGAACTGATGCGCGGGCTTGGAAGCGGGGTGAAGGAGTTCAAGAAAGCAACCAACGGCGACGATGAAAGCGACCGCAGAATAGAGGACCGCCGATACGACGACCAACGCCGATTGGAGGACCGCCGATACGACGACCAGCGCCAACCCGCTGCCGATCGCCAGTACGAAGAGCGCCGCCCGTAACCCCCACAGTAACCGACTACCTTGCTTGATGATAACGGCCTTCCGCCGTTGTCACAGGAGACTTACGATGTTCGATATCGGTGGACAGGAACTGCTCCTTATTCTGATCGTCGTCCTGATGCTGTTTGGACCGAAGAAATTGCCGGAGCTGATGCAGAGCTTTGGCAAAGGGGTTCGCGAATTTCGGCGCGCCCAGCAGCAGTTCAACGATCACATCAACACGGCGTTCCGCGAAGAAGAGCAGCGCCAGCGTTCCGCACAATCATCCCCTCCACCGGCCACAATCGCACGCCCGGGAAGCAACCCGTACAAGCGCGAAGAACCCGCAGCAGCACTGGCCGAAGGGGAACAACAACCCGCAGAACATCCTGCCGAACCCGCGCCCCCGGCAATCAGCGAGTCGGCTCCGTTCGCGCCATCCGGGCTGCACCCGCAGGACCCGGCGACCACAGCCACAAACGGCACAACAGTAACTCCGAAATTCCCGATAGAATGACCGCAGAATCGTACCGTGAACTCCGGCGGCGACTTGATGCAGGGGAAACCACCTGCGCCCAGATCGTCGCCGATTCGTTTGATGCCATCCAGCACCGAAGCGCGCTGAACGCCTTCCTTGCCCCGCTTCCAACCGAAGCCGCCCAACGCGCCGCCGACGTTGATGCACGGCTTCGCTCCGGAACCGCCGGCCGCCTTGCCGGAATGACCGTAGCCCTAAAGGATAACATCGCCCTGAAGGATGCGCAGCTTACCTGCGGATCCAAAATTCTTACCGGCTTCACCTCGCTCTACTCCGCCACAGCGGTCGAGCGGCTGTTGGCCCAGGATGCGATCATCGTCGGCAAAACGAACATGGATGAGTTCGCGATGGGCTCATCGAACGAGACATCCTTTTTTGGCCCGGCATTCCACCCGCTGGATTCCAGCCGCGTCCCGGGCGGTTCTTCCGGCGGATCGGGGATTGCCGTGGCCGCAGGAATGGCCCATTGCTCGCTTGGTTCAGAAACGGGTGGATCGGTCCGCCAGCCGGCAGCGTTTTTGGGGGTTGTTGGGGTGAAGCCCACCTACGGCCGCGTCAGCCGCTACGGGCTGGTGGCGTTTGCGTCGTCGCTGGACCAGATAAGCCCTTTTGCGCGGAATGTTCACGATGCCGCGCTCATCACCGAAGTGATTGCCGGCCACGATCCGAACGACACCACCTCAAGCCAAGAAGCCGTTGGCAGCTACACCGAAGGGCTGGACTATGCCGACGTTCGCGGAATGAAGATTGGCCTGCCAAGCGAATATTTTATTGATGGAATGGACGAAGCCGTGGTGCGCCGAATGAGCGAGCTACGCGCACGGCTGGAAGAGGGCGGAGCGGAGATTGTGGAGATCAGCCTTCCCCACACGAAGTACACCATCCCTTGCTACTACGTCATCGCCACTGCCGAGGCAAGCTCCAACCTTGCCCGGTTCGACGGCGCACGCTACGGATACCGCTCGCCCAATGCCGAGACGTTGGAGGAGATGTATGAGCTAAGCCGCACCGAAGGTTTCGGGACCGAAGTGAAGCGGCGGATTATGCTTGGCACGTTCGTCCTTTCCAGCGGTTTCTACGATGCCTACTACCGCAAAGCCCAGCAGGTCCGCCGATTGCTCCACCGCGACATGGCCCAAGCATTTGCGCAGGTTGACCTGATCCTTGCCCCCACCACTCCAACGCCAGCGTTCCGGCTTGGCGAGAAGACCAGCGACCCGATTTCAATGTATCTGAGCGACATCTTCACCGCCGCCGCAAACTTGACCGGGGTTCCCGCAATCTCCTTCCCCATTGGAACGGACGATTCCGGTTTGCCAATCGGCGCGCAGTTCATGGCTCCGCATTTCCAAGAAGCCAAAATGTTCGCCGGCGCTGCGTGGGTCGAGCGGGCGATCGGGTAAGAGTTAAAGGTGTAGCGGCCCCGATGAATCGGGGCCGCGTGGTACATGGGGATGATGTTGAAGGCTAATCCCCCCCCGACACAAGCAATCACAACAAGAACTCTTGCAAATGGCTTGCACCTGCATTACTTTTGCCGCTGATGAAATCCCGCTGTGATGATCTGGACGACCTTCTCCGCTCGCAAGGCTTGCGAAGCACCGGTGCGCGGCGAAGCGTCTATCTGGCGTTGCAATCTTCCACCACTCCCCTTTCCGCTGCGCAGATTGATGAAGCGTTAAGCACCACCGGAGTAGCGATTGACCTGGTGACGGTCTATCGAACGTTGGAGACGCTGGAGCGTTGCCACCTTATCATGCGGGTTGAGAGGATGAAAGAAGGGTGGCGGTATGCCATCCGCTCGAAGCACCACCACCACAGCATTGTCTGTTCGGTGTGTGGCAGCGCAAGCCCGCTGGAGCAATGCCAGCTTTCGCGGCTGGAGCGCACGCTTGAGCAGTCCACCGGCTTCAGCAACATTCGCCACTCGCTGCAATTTTTCGGGACCTGCCCCGATTGCCAAGAACCGAACACCGAAACTCCATAATCAACGCCCCCACCTGCTTCACCAATGGCCCATACGCACGCACATACCGCATCGCGCACTTCGCAACTTCTTGGCCGGCTTGGGTTGTCGGCCAGCACCATCTGCGCCATTCATTGCATGGCAATGCCGTTCTTGCTTGGCGTGTTGCCAACGTTGGGACTGGGATTTTTGGCAAGCGGATGGTTCGAGCTTGCAATGATTGGAATCTCGGTGGTGCTGGGGGCAATCACGCTTGGGACCTCCTACCGCCTGCATCAAAAGATCAACCCGATTGTACTGCTTACGTCGGGGGTGGTGGTTCTGCTGTTCAACTTTTTTGGGCACGAATCCCACAGTGAGCTTGCCGAAACGCTCCACCCATACATTGCTGGCTTTGGGGCGATGATGATTGCCACCAGCTACTACATCAACAACCGGCTTTGCAAAGCGTGCGAACGCTGCGAACACGATCACGCCCACTAACCACAGAACGCGCAACCCGCCTTCTGCTCCCTGCGCTTCTTTGCTGCTCGTTCCTGTTTGGCGGCTGCCCAGCAACCCGTGTGGAGCGAACCGTGGTGGCCAAAAGTGGCGCGGGCACAACCGCAACCGAGCGGGAAACATTGCGCCGAACCTACGCCCAACCAGACCTTCCAGAGGAACGCCGATTGCTGTTGCAAGAAGCTGAATCGTGGATTGGCACCCCCTACCGCTACGCCGGAACCACCCGCAGCGGGGTTGATTGCTCCGGCTTTGTTTGCACTCTGTTCTCCACCCTTCCCCAGAAACTTTCCCAGAAACTTCCGCAGCAACTTCCTCGGAACTCCGCAAGCCAGGCCACGGTTGGCGAAGCAATCAGCCTTCGGGATGCGGAGGCGGGCGATTTGGTCTTTTTCAACACGTCGGGAAGTGGCGTCTCCCACGTTGGAATCTACATTGCCGACAACATGTTTATTCACGCCAGCACCTCCATCGGCGTGACGATCAACAGCCTTGCCGAAGAGTACTACCGGAAGCGGTTCGTCTCGGTCCGGCGGGTGTTGCCGTAGCGTTTTTTTGATCTTGATGTTCAATCTCCATCTCGGCCTCAACATCTAGATCCTTCGGCTTCCCGTAGTGGCAAGTGCAACCTTAAATCACAAAACCGAATGGAGACACGCACCATGGGAAACGCAGTTGAAAACTTAAAGAAGGCTCATCAAGCTTTTTCGGAAATGCGGCTTGCCGACTCGGCTTCGCTGCTGGCAGCAAATGCGACTTTTACCGACCACGGCAGAAACCAAAAGACAGATTCACGAGAGGAATTCCAGGGCTGGTTGGGGCAGCACTTTGCAATGGCCTCAAATGTGCGAATTGAAGATGCCCAGTACGTGGAAATGGGGAATACCGTGGTGGCCCAATTCCGCGCCGTTGGCAACCAAGATGGAGCATTGGGTCCCTTCCCTCCCACCGGAAAACCGTTCACTCTGGATGTTTGCGAAGTTTGGACATTCAATGAAGAAGGCCAGGCAATCGAAGGCCATAACTACTCCGATGGCTTAGGGCTGTTGGGGCAGTTGGGTCATATCTCCATGGGGGAATAGCACGCAGCCGCGCCCCCGTTTTTTCATTCGTTTCTGATGCACCACTGGGCATTCCGATGCAGGAATGCCCAGTGGTTTTTTTGTGAACTTGGCTCACCCACTGGCAGCCGGCGGCAGTCGCCATGGTATAAATTCTTCTGATTGCCGAATTCCCCGCCCATCGTTCAACCTTTTTTTCCCATTTTTGAGCCGGTCCCATGAATAACGTCTGAACGAACCTCCATGCGTCGCTTTCTTCTGATTTTCTTCGGTGTGCTGCTTGGCAGTGCCTCGCTGCTGGCCCTCTATATTGTGGTGGATTTCGACCCCGATGACACCAGCCCCGTCGTTGAGGGGGCAAGCTGGATGTCGCGGTTCGAGGCCGCTGCACGCGCACGCGCCGGTGCCGACTACGCCACGCTGAACGATCCCCGCAAACTGAAAACGCTTGGCGATCTGATTGGCTCCGGCGAGTCCGATGCCGTGCGCGAAGTTGCCCTGTATAAACTTCGGGAACTCCCCGACAAAGAAGGGGTGTTGGCGGTGCTGCGCCGCAACCAATCGCGGCTTACTCCGGACCAGTTCGAGGTGGCAATCGCCACGGCAACCAAACTTGGAACGCCAAAATCGAAGGCCTGGCTCGACTCACTCTACAAAGCCCTTGATGCCGACCCCGCCGCCCACATCCCGCTGGGCGGATACCGGATGACCAGCCTTCTGCTTTCGGTTGCCGATGCCGATCTGGTGGCCAGCTTCAACGAGCAAAGCCGCAACGCCGCCGATTACTCGCTGAGCAAATCTTCCGAAATCACCTGCTTCTTCCCTCGCGATCCCGATTACTTTGTTGCCCTCCCCAATGCCGACGATGTGATTGAGCATTTCGGCGAATCGAAATTCGTGAAAACGCTGGATGGCTCCCCCGTCCCTGGCGATGTCTGGGCGTTGCCGATTCTTCGGACCATCTCCGCGCTCCGCAATCGGCTTACCGATGAGTTCGGATTCATGGGCCAATATTTCTCGCCGGAGATGATGTTCCGCGACAACCTTCTGCTTGGCCGCTACGGCAACGATTACCTGATCGCAGCCTTCAAGGATAAGAACGTCACCGTGGCCGAGACGATGATGAAGATATTCGAGGCACTTGGTGGAGATTTTGGAGTGAAGCGGTGGGACGTTGCGGGGGTGACGGTGAGTTCGGTGATGAACCGCAAAACCGGGAAGTCGCTGGCATACGCCACTCCGGAAGGATACTTCGTTGTGGCCACCGACTCCGCGCTGATCTCGCGGGCGTTACGCACCTTCGGCAACGACCGCACCGCCTCGTTGGGAAACGACCCCCTGTTCAACCAGCACTACCTTGCGGTGGACCAGTCTGGGGAACGGGATGTGATGTTTGCGTGGTTCAATCCAACCCGCTATTTCGACATGATCGGCACGGACCGGCAATCGGCGCGGCGGCTTGCAATCGTGGCCCGGGCGCTTGGGAAACCGATCAACGAACCAGCGTCGGAATCGGGAACGTTTGCGGCAATGGGCCAAGTCCCCGGGGCAATTGGAAGCGCGATGGTCAGCGGGGAAACAAGCGAGAAACTCTGGAAATACATTGTGGATGTTCGCTCGGTCGGGAAAAATCCGCTCGACTCGCTGGCACGCCTTAGCAACATCAACGTTGGCAAGCAGATTATCCCCTACCTAAGCGGGACCGCAGCCGTGGGATATTTTGGGTTGGATTATCTGCGCGAGCAATTCAACTACTCCAACACCGGATTCAACACCCTGATTGCCGTGCCGCTGCGCAACGCCCCGGCCCGGTTCGACTCCACGCTTGGCATCTTCTTTGGCCGAATCACCTCGCTGAGCTATCGCCAGGAGCCGCTGGGCGCGGGCAAGAACCGCCTGTTCCTTGCCCGCGACACGGTGACGGACGACAGCCTTCTTCTTGCCCGGAAATTTCAGCCAAGTTTTGCGGTGATTGATGGCCGCATCCTGTTGGTTTCCACCACTCCGGACCTTCTGCAACGTGCGGCTCCGGTGTTTGCGCGCACCTGGTCCGGCGCGGCTGCCCAGGGTGAGTACATCGTTGGGCAGATCGCCGTTGACTCGTTCGCGGTGAATGCTGCGGCCTATCTGCGCGGGCACTTGCTCCGCACCGACCGCTACGCCCCGGAGGAGATTGCCGAACGGCTGAACCCGCTAAGCAACGCGCTTTCGCTGTACCAACGGCTGGAATGGAAGTTCAAAACGGAGGATGGGTTGCGCGTTGGCCAAGCACGGTTAGTGGCCAAACGGTAACTCCATTTTTTTGCAGCTGACACCTTCCCCCATGGAGCAACGATGAGTTCAACAACGGCAGCCACAAAACGGGCACTGATTGGATTAATTGCCGGCGCGATAGCGGTGGTGGCGGGAATCTGGGGCTACCAAAAACTGGATGCCAGCGTCCACGATTACGACGTCACCATCACCCCGCCGGTCCTGAATGCCGATGGAGCTTCGTCGGCAATGTTGGAAATCCGGCTGATCTCGCGATTCGGGAATTCGCTGAATGTTGGGGTGCTTCCGCACGCGCCAACGGTGAAGATTGTTGAGGGGAAGGAGTTGGTGAAAGTGATACCGATGGGGGATTCGCTGCGGTACCGGCTGGTGGCGCAGTTCCAAACGGGGGATGTTGTGGTGCGGGTAAACATCTACGGCGTGCCGGCACCAATCGAAGCCAAACTCCATCTTACCCCCTCCCTTGCCGACGCGAACCGCAACGGCTACCCCGACGTGATGGACCTTTCCAGCCAAAGCGACCGCGAGTCGTTCCGCCGCTGGTTCACCATGATTGCCGCCGGGCAGCTAACCCACCTTGACGACCGCTGGCACGACCGCGACTGCGCCGGGCTGCTTCGCTACTGCTACCGCGAGGCACTGAAACGCCACGACAACGCCTGGCTTGCCAGCCGCCGCTACCTTCGCGACCCCTCCATTCCCGATGTGCGGAAATACAACTACCCGAACGTGCCGTTTGTGGGGACCAAGGTGTTCCGCGCCGGGCGGCGTGAGGAAGGGATTGTTCGGCAGGCATCCGCCGCGCCAACGCAGCATCAGCAACGCGGGGTGCTGGCGGAGTTTTCGGAGTTCGCCGAAGCTGCGCGATTGAAGGATAATTCGCTGGCGTTCGTTGGGCGTGCTGCTTCCGACGCGCTTCCAGGCGATGTGCTTTTCTACCTGAACGACACCGAAAGCGATTGGCCCTACCACACGATGGTATGGCTGGGAAACGGGATGACCATCTACCACACCGGGCCGGATGGAACCAACCCCGGCATCGTCAAGAAACTTTCGCTGGGGCAGCTTCGCCAGCATCCCAATCCCCGCTGGCATCCGATTGAGGGGAACCCCTACTTCCTCGGGTTTTACCGCTGGCGGATTCTGATGTGATGGTTCAGCCTTCGGCTCCATCACTCACACCGGTAGCCGAAGGTCTTTAGCCTTCGGCGTCATCCCCCACTCGGCAGGCTAAAGACCTGTTATCAATCCCGACGGAGGTCGGGGCCGCTACCTCTTTTCATCACACGAACTCCGCCACGGCTTGCATCGGGAGCAATCCGGCTTGGAATCCTCGGTCAAAAATTTCTTGAACGGCGCGGCGCGATTCGGGGGAGTACTGGTGGGTTTCTTCGTTGGCGTACATGGCCAGATAGCGATCCAGCAGCTCCGGCGTGGCAACCTCATCGGGGCGGTGGATGTGGGTGATAAGGAATTCGATCATCTGGCTGCGGTGGTCCAGCGCCCAACGGATGGAGCGTTGCAGCACGCGGCTTGCCCGCTCAATCACCCCAGCCCCCACTGCGCGGCGAATCACGTTTGCCCCCAACGGCAACGGCAGCCCGGTCTGGCCCATCCACCATTCTCCCAGGTCAACAATTTTATGAAGGCCGTGCTGCTGGTAGGTCAGCCGCCCCTCGTGGATGATGATTCCCGCGCCAACCCCGCAAGCGGTTACTGCCTCGAAGATCGCCTCGTACGGGGTGATTGGGACCGTGGTCATGCGGGCGTTTGGGGCAATCAGGCGGGTGATAAGGTGGGCGGTGGTTCGCGCCCCCGGGGTGGCAATCAGTTTGGAATCGAGCGCGTCCAGCGGGAACGGCTGCTGGGCAACAATCACCGGGCCATATCCAACCCCAACCGAGCCGCCATGGCCGAACATCACAAAGCGGTCGGCAAAGTAAGGATAGGCCGCAACGGACACTGCCGAGATATCAACCTGGCCACGGTCGGCCATATCGTTCAGCTGCTGGGTGTCGCTGGTGACGGGAAGGAATCGCAGCCCTTCGGTATCAATCAGCCCTTCGATTGCTGCGCGGAACATGAACGCATCGTCGGCATCGGGGCTGTAGGCAAGGCGTAGCTCGGTGGTTGTGGTCACAGGCTGTAGGAATCAATGATAAGGGCTTCGCGGATGTTGCGGGTTAGGCGAAGCAGGCGGGAAAAATCGGAAAGAAGGAGGGCCTGCGAAGCGTCGCTGCGTGCCGAAGCGGGGTCGTTGTGGACCTCCACAATCATTCCATCCAGCCCCGCAGCAATTCCGGCAAGCGCGCCCTGGACCACAAGGCTGCGGCGGCCAGCGGCATGGCTTGGGTCAACGATTACCGGCATCTTCGTCCGCTCCTTCAGGGCCGCCGCGCCAAGCACATCCAACGTGTTGCGGGTGATTGACTCGAAGGTGCGGATCCCACGTTCGCAAAACACCACCACCGGCGCGCCGGCAACCAGAAGATGTTCGCCAGCGCCAATCCATTCCTCCACCGTGGCCGACATTCCCCGCTTCAGCAGGACCGGAAGGCGGCTTGCGCCAGCTTCCTTCAGCAGTGGAAAATTTTGCATCGAGCGGGTTCCAATCTGGATCATGGCAACGTGCTGGGCGGCGAACTCAACATCACGCGGGTCCACAACTTCGCTGACCAACTGCAGCCCGTAATCGCGGGCAACGTCGCTGGCAATGGCCAATCCGTTCTTCCCTTTCCCCTGGAAATCGTGGGGCGAGGTGCGCGGCTTGTAGGCTCCGCCCCGCACAAACCGCAGCCCTTCGTTGGCCAGATACTCATAGACCGTGGCAATCTGCTCCTCCGTCTCGATTCCGCAGGGGCCGGCAATCACTGTAAGCCCTTCCACGCCGGACTCAAGGTTCATGGCGGGGGCGGCATGGGCCACGCGCTCGTTTTTGTCGCTGGCCTGCTGCACACCATCCACCCCCGGAAAGGCGCGGTAGTCGTCAAGGTGGACATCGTCCGAGGGGTCGCTGACGATGAACATGGTGCGGTCCCCCTCAAGCACCGTCACCCCGGCGGCCCCGGCCGAAACCAACGCGCGCCGGACCGCAGCAATCTGCAGCGGGGTGGCTGTTGCGGAGAAAAGAATGGATTTCATAAATGGTCGTTTCCAAGAGTTGTGGGTGGCTGCGTTGCGCCGCCGCCGATTTCCGCATCTACCTCAGCAGCACATCCACCAGCACAGCAACGGCGAACAGGACGCTGACGTAACCGTTCAAATTGAAGAACGCAAGGTCAATTTTTGTGAGGTCTCCGTTGCGAAGAAGCCACGCTTCCCACGCCAGAATCGCCGCAACCCCGGCAATGCCAACGTAAAACAACGCCCCCACCCCAGCCGTAACGCCGAACATCACAAAGCACGCCACCGCCGCCGCATGAACAACGCGAACCAAGCGGATAGCAGGCATTGCGCCAAGCCGGGCCGGGATAGATTGAAGATTGTTTGCGCGGTCGAACGCTTCGTCCTGGCAGGAATAGTAGATGTCGAAACCGGCGGTCCAAAGCGCGACCCCGATGCACAGAAGGATTGGCGGCCAGGCAAACGCGCCGGTCAGG encodes:
- a CDS encoding C40 family peptidase, with translation MRTLRTRSRPLTTERATRLLLPALLCCSFLFGGCPATRVERTVVAKSGAGTTATERETLRRTYAQPDLPEERRLLLQEAESWIGTPYRYAGTTRSGVDCSGFVCTLFSTLPQKLSQKLPQQLPRNSASQATVGEAISLRDAEAGDLVFFNTSGSGVSHVGIYIADNMFIHASTSIGVTINSLAEEYYRKRFVSVRRVLP
- a CDS encoding ABC transporter substrate-binding protein, with amino-acid sequence MTTTTELRLAYSPDADDAFMFRAAIEGLIDTEGLRFLPVTSDTQQLNDMADRGQVDISAVSVAAYPYFADRFVMFGHGGSVGVGYGPVIVAQQPFPLDALDSKLIATPGARTTAHLITRLIAPNARMTTVPITPYEAIFEAVTACGVGAGIIIHEGRLTYQQHGLHKIVDLGEWWMGQTGLPLPLGANVIRRAVGAGVIERASRVLQRSIRWALDHRSQMIEFLITHIHRPDEVATPELLDRYLAMYANEETHQYSPESRRAVQEIFDRGFQAGLLPMQAVAEFV
- the aroF gene encoding 3-deoxy-7-phosphoheptulonate synthase, which produces MKSILFSATATPLQIAAVRRALVSAGAAGVTVLEGDRTMFIVSDPSDDVHLDDYRAFPGVDGVQQASDKNERVAHAAPAMNLESGVEGLTVIAGPCGIETEEQIATVYEYLANEGLRFVRGGAYKPRTSPHDFQGKGKNGLAIASDVARDYGLQLVSEVVDPRDVEFAAQHVAMIQIGTRSMQNFPLLKEAGASRLPVLLKRGMSATVEEWIGAGEHLLVAGAPVVVFCERGIRTFESITRNTLDVLGAAALKERTKMPVIVDPSHAAGRRSLVVQGALAGIAAGLDGMIVEVHNDPASARSDASQALLLSDFSRLLRLTRNIREALIIDSYSL
- a CDS encoding DUF1175 family protein, with translation MSSTTAATKRALIGLIAGAIAVVAGIWGYQKLDASVHDYDVTITPPVLNADGASSAMLEIRLISRFGNSLNVGVLPHAPTVKIVEGKELVKVIPMGDSLRYRLVAQFQTGDVVVRVNIYGVPAPIEAKLHLTPSLADANRNGYPDVMDLSSQSDRESFRRWFTMIAAGQLTHLDDRWHDRDCAGLLRYCYREALKRHDNAWLASRRYLRDPSIPDVRKYNYPNVPFVGTKVFRAGRREEGIVRQASAAPTQHQQRGVLAEFSEFAEAARLKDNSLAFVGRAASDALPGDVLFYLNDTESDWPYHTMVWLGNGMTIYHTGPDGTNPGIVKKLSLGQLRQHPNPRWHPIEGNPYFLGFYRWRILM
- a CDS encoding nuclear transport factor 2 family protein; protein product: METRTMGNAVENLKKAHQAFSEMRLADSASLLAANATFTDHGRNQKTDSREEFQGWLGQHFAMASNVRIEDAQYVEMGNTVVAQFRAVGNQDGALGPFPPTGKPFTLDVCEVWTFNEEGQAIEGHNYSDGLGLLGQLGHISMGE